The Verrucomicrobiota bacterium genomic interval TTTTCCACTCGTTTTTGGAAATGCCAATTGGCCGTGGAATCCCCGGCCACGCGCAGGGCTTTTTCCTCCGGCAACCCCGCGTCCAAAAGCAGCGCCAGTATGGCGGAGAAATCGCGGAGCATACGCTTGCGTTTCCATGGCAGTATCATTTCCTGCCACGACTTGACCGGAAACATTTCCACCTCCAGCCACCGTAGCCCAGCAGGTTCACCCGAATGTAGCCAGGCCGCCAACCAAGTGACGAGCGTGAGCGCAACGGCGGCCATCACCCACAACATGGGGTTATTGATGACATATTCACAATAAGCTGGAAAAACAACTGCATCCGCCACCTCATCATCGAAAATATATTTAAGTTTGGGGACGACGAAAATGGAAAGCATGAATAACACGCTGACTGCCGCGGGGCCACCTGTGAAACAAATACTCAGTAGAAAGTTTTCATTGCCGCGGGCTTCGGATTGTGAGGCGGTGAGGGTTTGCCGTGCGACGGGCAAAACATGGACAAGGTTGCCGGTTTCGATTCCAGCTTTGAGGATGGCTCTGATTTTTTGGGGCAGGAACTTAGGGTATTTGGCCAGAATGTCAGCAAACGTGAGCCCCTTTTCAATGTTGGCCGCAACCAGGTAAAATTCCACGCCAAGCGACCGCTCGCCGCTTTCAGCCATCAAGACCATGGATTGCTCAACACTGCGCCCTTGTTTTAAGTTGCGTTCCAGTAAATCCAGAAACAAACGCAGTCGTTCTCTGTTCCGAAGAGGCTTATACAGGAGATGAAAGCTGATGAAAATAATCACCAGCACAAGCAATCCCGCCACCAGGAATCCGACCACCAGTCTCACAATTTCTTCGTCATCGTTAGACATACAAAGTTGGGTGGTTGGAGCAATGGTTTTGGTGACACATATTAGTCCAAACAGATGAACAATGAATCATATAGAGCGCGGAAAATGCCTTGGTTCAAAGCCAGTATTTGGACGCCTATCATCAACCCGATGATGACAATGGATATTGGAACGACGGCATACAAACAAATCTCCATCCGTTGCATGGCCCGTTCATAGTATATCTCCGCAGCTTGTGCCAGCCCGGCGGCACACTCTTCACCACTGTTGATCACAATCCAATAAAACAGCGAAGGAATATATTTTCGCGAACTTGCAAAATCTTTGAATTGACCTTGCCCGGAAATAACATTCTTTTGCCATTGTTCGAGTTCTTTGCCATATTGAGTTTCCGTTTGAATCGGCGCAAGAAGGCTTATTGACTCTGATAAACTGCAGCCCCCTCGAAGCAAAATACTCATAGAACGGGCCAGATTGGCCAGGTGAGCGTCCTTGAATCCGGGCAAACAGCCGACCACCTTTCTTTTGACGGATGGAATGAGGAATGCCAGCAGGAAAGAAAAAAAGATCAAACCAAAAAATGCTGGAAAAAGAATCAAAGCGAGGAATGGCCAGAACGAGAGGCCAAAAAATGATCCTGAACCGAGAACTCCGTCCATTAATTGGCTGGTGATCGTGTGAAAAAGCAGCGCGACCAGCACGGTTACAAAAAACGATATTCCCAGCACGATCCCAGGATATACCATCAAAGTTTTGAGTCTGGTTTTCAGCGAATTCATCCGCTGGTAATAATCCGCAATGAGGATCAGGACGCCGGGCAAATCATTGCTTTTCACGCCGATCTGGATCATGCGCACGTACAGTTCCGGCAAGTTGCGTTTGGCGATGGCCGTACATAGGGGAGTACCCTGAGTGAGGTCGTTTTCCAACCGGGCCAATTCTTCGCGCAACTGACCGCGCTGCATGTCAGCACACAGTTGTTTGAGTGCCCCTTCCAGAGGCACACCGGTTTTCAACATGGCTGCCAGTTGCCGATTAATGAATGCAAATTCGTCGGTTTTCATATCTTCCCACTGTTCCGTGCCGCGACTGCCGTGGTTGGCCTTCCCCGCTTTTGAGAAAAAGAATTATAATCGGGGACAACACAACTGAGGCTATCCCGAATTTACAGCCAAGACAATGCCAAATCCATCTTGATTCGGAATGCTCCAGCGTCCAATCATCGGCTTGTCGTATTTGCTGTTTGCAGAGTAATTTCGCCGGTGATCGGGATGGTCTCGTAGCATACCGTTTCTGCCGTTACCTTGACGTTGGTTTTGGCCATCTTTCCATTTGAGGTTCGCCGTGTTAGCGTGACTGGCCTTGGCTGCAAAATCCGTTTCGTCCGCAGTTGTTCCTTACTCAACCTTACTGCCCAAACCGCTCCAGGATTTGGTCGGGCGTCATATTTTCTATTCCAGTCTCACCGGATTTTTGAAAAGTAATCATGGCGGGTAGTTGTCCCAAGTCGTTCGGGAGCGCCGGTTTGCCAATGTATTGGTAGCCATTGGCCGTGAGAGCCGACAGAGCGCGATAATATTTCTCGCGGTATTCTTTGGTCGCCGTCGGGCCTGCCTGCCGTTGCCTTTTCTCAACGCTCGGATTGATGATATCGTTCAAAATATCCGCTCCGGGTGCCCCACGTGGCGATACGGTATTGGTTTTGATGACGGATGGCGGAGGGTTGTCCCCGGAGTTATTTGCCGGAACCGGTGCTGGAGGCATGGAAGGCGCCGGGGGCGGTATAGGCGTGGGAACAGGCGGGCGGGCCTTGGCGATCACTGAATACGAGACCAAGTTTGTAAGGGTAGCCGTGTCCAGCGTGAGTCCCTCGACCTGAAATAGAATGTTGGTCTCCGTGGCATCCACCACGGTGCTGAATAGCACCTTCTCCCGCGTGCGCACCACGATGGTGTCGCCCGGTTGGGCCAGCCGCTTCATGTTTGAAGCCGGCTCCGGACGGATGGGACCGTCCGCGACGTTTTGCGAGGAAGCGGCTGGTGCGGTTTGGCTGGCGGAAGTTGCTGGCATACCACCCACCGGATGACCTTGGCCGAACCGGGTTGGTTGTTTTTTTGGAGGTGAGGCGATGGTTGCGGCATCACCCCGCCGCAGCCAATCTAAGATGTATTCCAAGCCATTCGCTTTTTCCAAATCCACTAGGATTTTGATTTTTCCACGGGTGTAAGTATTCTGTAAGATCGCCTCCCGTTCCTTGGTTTTCCCTAAACGCCCCATGTATTTATAGGCGATCAACTCGCAAATTCCCTCGATGGTATCCTTGTCCAGAGGCGTCTGCCGTTTGTTTTCATTGATCCACATGTGCATGTACTCATGCGCGCAGGCCGCCACAAACCGATCCACGGCCAGTCCGCTCAAGAGTTCGACGGAGTGCTGGTACGCACCGTTGACGTAGCGAATGCTGCTGGCAACGCCAATGGTGGTGAGACCACCACTTTTATTGAGCGCATCAATGAAGGTGACTTCCGTGATCGCGTATTTCAACGCGTAGGTGGGACCGAGCATCCGTTCCACTTCATTTTTGGTATAGCGAAAGAGCGCCTCAGCCCGATCAGGGAGCAGGACGGAGGTCTCCAGGTCAAAGTGGCAGATAAACCGTCCATCCGCAGTTTTGGCAAAGCGGGCGACGGCGGGCAATCCGCAGAGAAAGCACCGATCTTCCACCTTGCTGCACGTCTCGCACAAAGTGCCACGGGCATGGCGGTAGCGGGGAATACTGGTGGAAATCATCCGTTCGCAGGCAACGCAAGGGTAGGCGCTGGTCAAGTCGCCAGCAGCGCCCATGCCTCGATCGGTCAACAAGGTCAAGGCGAGCAATCCCAGAAGGGAAGCCAGGACGTGCAATGGCCGACGGCACGCCTTGGAAATATGCGGCCTAACCAGCACTTTATCCCAGCGACCTACGCTCATTGATTGTGTTTTCATTGGCTTAAGCTTGGATGAAATCTGCCAGCGGCATGACCGGATGGCAAGGGCGAATTGCGCCCGATTTTCACCTCGCCGGCTTAAGCAGGATTTCCCCGGTGATCGGTATAATCTCGTAGCGTACCGTTCCTGCCGTTACTGTGACATTCGTTTTGGTCGAGCCTTGGATTACGATACATTCCTTCCAAGTCGGCGGCACTTTGGTGGCAAGCGACAGGGGATAATCGTAAAAGGTCGGATCGGATTTGCAGGTGAGCTGAATTTGGATTTGTTTGGCATCCGATTGGACTTCCTTGATCTCGGCACTTTTGCGTTCGGTGAGGTACTTATGCCAGGAAATCGCATCGGTCAACCAGAGTTGTTCCCGGCAGGATTCCAGTTTGTCGAGCAGGGCGATAAATTGCTCCATCGGGGTCACCAACCAATCCCCGCCGACGCCGTGAAAATCAAGGTGTCCCATTTCGCCCTTGGCGATGGCCTGGTCCACGCATTTCCGGATTTCATCAATCGTTTTCAGGTGGATGGGCGGGCCATAAAAAGATGGACGCTCAATCAGGTGATACTTCGCAAGCACCTGTTTCACTTCGTCTTCACTGATGCGCCATT includes:
- a CDS encoding type II secretion system F family protein, yielding MSNDDEEIVRLVVGFLVAGLLVLVIIFISFHLLYKPLRNRERLRLFLDLLERNLKQGRSVEQSMVLMAESGERSLGVEFYLVAANIEKGLTFADILAKYPKFLPQKIRAILKAGIETGNLVHVLPVARQTLTASQSEARGNENFLLSICFTGGPAAVSVLFMLSIFVVPKLKYIFDDEVADAVVFPAYCEYVINNPMLWVMAAVALTLVTWLAAWLHSGEPAGLRWLEVEMFPVKSWQEMILPWKRKRMLRDFSAILALLLDAGLPEEKALRVAGDSTANWHFQKRVENAIQKLQAGQKLTEAVAQLDDSVDFSWRLENAKHSPVGFRVALAGWLESLAAKAYQQEQTSAQVITSILLLLNGALIGSIIVAVFMMLTSIIEASTLW
- a CDS encoding type II secretion system F family protein yields the protein MKTDEFAFINRQLAAMLKTGVPLEGALKQLCADMQRGQLREELARLENDLTQGTPLCTAIAKRNLPELYVRMIQIGVKSNDLPGVLILIADYYQRMNSLKTRLKTLMVYPGIVLGISFFVTVLVALLFHTITSQLMDGVLGSGSFFGLSFWPFLALILFPAFFGLIFFSFLLAFLIPSVKRKVVGCLPGFKDAHLANLARSMSILLRGGCSLSESISLLAPIQTETQYGKELEQWQKNVISGQGQFKDFASSRKYIPSLFYWIVINSGEECAAGLAQAAEIYYERAMQRMEICLYAVVPISIVIIGLMIGVQILALNQGIFRALYDSLFICLD
- a CDS encoding polysaccharide deacetylase family protein codes for the protein MKSLSQYSLVLRRLTTVLVAAGLVGVKLSAATAVASEVSQTNTTILKWKDGKQAVFLLAFDDSTVSQVKNVIPELAKRGIVGTFYINPGNGPYASQRKAWEKDVPGLGMEYGNHTFTHAGALSVAEFDREIEQCNEVIQKCFPNRKQPRLISFGRPGVPKVKWRISEDEVKQVLAKYHLIERPSFYGPPIHLKTIDEIRKCVDQAIAKGEMGHLDFHGVGGDWLVTPMEQFIALLDKLESCREQLWLTDAISWHKYLTERKSAEIKEVQSDAKQIQIQLTCKSDPTFYDYPLSLATKVPPTWKECIVIQGSTKTNVTVTAGTVRYEIIPITGEILLKPAR